CAGGACGTGGGGTTTTCCAGATGCGCCTCGTCCCTGCCCTTGGGGGCGAAGTCGAGAAAGAAATAAGCTCCGTCAATGTCCTCCATACCGCGGCCGAAGACGGCGTAGGTCTGGAAGATGTCGCCCACCTCGTTTTTGTAAAAGACGCTCATGCCGGGAAGCTCCTCGATCTCGCACTTCTCCAGGCGGTAATTATAAAACACTTCCTGGCCGAGTTGCTCAGGTTTGAAGGAGACGCCGAAGTCGTAGTTAAAATCGCTCTCATAGGAGGAGACCCAGGAGAACTTCCAGCCCATGCGCTTTTTGAATGTGGCAATCTTTGGCATGGGGGCGCGTGAGATGACGGCATAGGAGAGGTCACGCTGCTGAAAGTGGATGCGCGCAGGGTCCACATGATCCGCAGAGAAGGAACAGCCGACGCAGCCCTCCTCCCAGTCCGGGCCGAACATGAAGTGTTGCACGATGAGCTGGCTGCGTCCGTCAAATAGGTCCGCGAGAGTGACAGGGCCGTCCGGCCCCTGGAAGGTGTATTCCTTTTCCAGCTTCATCCAGGGCAGGGCCTGGCGTTTTTCCGTGAGGCGGTCCTTCT
This portion of the Prosthecobacter sp. SYSU 5D2 genome encodes:
- a CDS encoding thioredoxin family protein, yielding MKAAPMSEQIKDHPVVTRDEWLAQRQALLEEEKELMRQKDRLTEKRQALPWMKLEKEYTFQGPDGPVTLADLFDGRSQLIVQHFMFGPDWEEGCVGCSFSADHVDPARIHFQQRDLSYAVISRAPMPKIATFKKRMGWKFSWVSSYESDFNYDFGVSFKPEQLGQEVFYNYRLEKCEIEELPGMSVFYKNEVGDIFQTYAVFGRGMEDIDGAYFFLDFAPKGRDEAHLENPTSWWRHHDRYETAGKGACCQSAAAEKPSDCCAS